The segment CCGAGGCTGCCGAACCCACACATGCCGAGAATCATCTGGCGAACGGTGCGGCCCTTGGAGATCTTGGCGCAGAACAGGCCCACGAACGGCCCATAGGAGATCCACCACCCCCAGTAGAAGACGGTCCAGGTCTCCTCGAATCCCGACTCACCCACCGGGTCGGTGTAGAAGCTCATCTGGACGACGTTCTGCAGCAGCGTTCCAACGCTGTTGGTGAAGGTGTCGAGAATGAAGACGGTCGGTCCGACGACCAGGACGATCAGACCCAGGATGCCGGCCAGCCACAGGTTGATGTTGGCGAGACGCCGGAGGCCACGCTGGAGGCCGAGGAAGACACTACCGCCGAAGAGCAGCGTCCACAGGGCGATGACGCCGACGTCCAGCCACGTGCCCGAGGGGAGACCGAACAAACGGGCGAACCCGGCGGAGATGGTGGGAACGGCGAGCCCCAGGGATGTTCCCGCGGCTCCGAGCATTCCGAGGATGAAGATGACGTCGATGACGCGGCCGGCCCAGCCGTCCACACGGTCGCCGAGGACGCCGCGGCAGGCGTCGCTGAGACGCAGACTGCGAATCCTGCGCACGTGGTACAGGTAGGCCAGTGCCAACGCCGGCACGCAGAACACCGCCCAGGCGGTGAAACCCCAGTGGAAGAGCGGATAGGTCGCCGACCACTCCGCCGCCTCGACACTGCGCGGCTCCAGTTGGAACGGCGGTTCCACGTAGTAGTGGGCCCACTCGATGATGCCCCAGTACATGATTCCGCCGCCGATCGCGGCGGTGAAGATCATCGCGAGCCAGGCGGCGGTGGAGAACTCGGGGCGGTCCTCGTCGCGACCCATGCGGATACGGCCGTTCCGGCTGCAGGCCAGCCACCCCAGAAGGCCGGCGGCGCCAGCGACGAACCAGATGTAGAGCCAACCGAAGTCGGACTCCAGGACGGATAAGACAGAACCCAGGACGGCCTGCGCGGTGTCCGGCACGATCACGAACGGCGTCACGAAGCCGATGACCAGTACCAGCGCAGGCCAGAACACTCTTTTGTCGATGTTGATGGCAGAGCCTCCGACTAGGGGATGGGACCTCTAACTCATATCCCTGTTGCGCCTGACTGATCAACCAGCCAGTCACCGCATTCGCCCGAATGCCACCGCCACACCAGCCTCCCGAACACACGGGAAACCCCAGTGGACAAGGCCCTACGTGCCTCCACACCCATTCCGGGATAACGAATTGACAACACCTCGCCAATTGCGAATCCCGCGACTTCCCTGCTAGCGTCCCCGGGTGATGAGCGACAGGGCAACGAACGACGTACGGGACCGGGTGCGGGACATCATCCAACGCTCGGACGAGCTGCAACGCGTGTTCGCGACGCGGATCGGCATGGAGCCCTCCAAGCTCTCCAAATCACTGACCGGGACGCGACGCTTCAGCGCCGACGAACTGGTCAGCATCGCCGAAGCCGGTGGGGTGACCGTCAACTGGCTGGTCAACGGGGACGACACGGCGACGACGGTCACCGCCACGCCACGCCCCTCCGCGGAGGTCACCTCCACGCCGGTCGGCATCGCCGACGACACGGGTGCACTGCGGGAACACAACCGACGCCAGCAGATCATCGACGCCGCCTGGACGTTGATCGCCGAACGCGGTTACCACGCCGTCCGGGTCGCCGACATCGCCAAGGAGTGTGGAACGTCCGCGGCGACGGTGCACTATCACTTCCCGACCCTTCGTGACCTGCTGCTCGAGGCACTGCGACACTCCGTGCGTCTCGCGTTCGACCGTCAGGTCGCGGGGCTGCACACCATCGTCGACCCGCGGGAACGCCTGTACCAGTTGATCGAGCTCCAGCTCCCCCACCCTGGGCGTCTACGTCTGGAGTGGTCGATCTGGCTGCAGGTCTGGACCGCCGCCGCGCTGGACCCCACCATGCGGGACCTCCACGCCGACTCCTACTGGCGTTGGCACGAGACCATCGCCCGCACCCTGCGCGAGGGCCAGGACACCGGGGTGTTCGGCGCGTTCGATCCAGAGCAGATGACCAAGCGCATCACGGCGCTCGTCGACGGGATGGGCATCCAGGTCCTCGCCGGTATGCCCGGACGCACCGTGACGGACATGCGCCAGACCATGCGCGACGTCATCGAACGCGACATCGTCCAGGAGTGACCGCCGACCGCCCCCGGTCCCCCGGAACCCCGACACCCCCACGACCGCGCGTTCCCAGCCGACGCCCGGCGTAGTCCGCCGCGGCCGCCGGGCCGCGGCCCACGCAGCACCGCGATCACCGTGGGTGCACGCTCCCGTGGCACCCCCGTGCCCGAATCGACGGATCCGACCCCCTGACGAGGAGATCATGACTTCGACCGCACCATCGACCCTGCCCGCGCCGGACGCCGTTCGCACCGTCGCCTGCGTGGGAGCGGGCGTCATCGGAGGTGGCTGGGTCGCCCACTTCCTGGCCCGCGGCTACCACGTCGTCGCGTGGGACCCCGCTCCGGACGCGGAGGCCCGACTCCGGGAACTGGTCGCCGCTGCCTGGCCGGCCCTCACCCAACTGG is part of the Spiractinospora alimapuensis genome and harbors:
- a CDS encoding BCCT family transporter; the protein is MFWPALVLVIGFVTPFVIVPDTAQAVLGSVLSVLESDFGWLYIWFVAGAAGLLGWLACSRNGRIRMGRDEDRPEFSTAAWLAMIFTAAIGGGIMYWGIIEWAHYYVEPPFQLEPRSVEAAEWSATYPLFHWGFTAWAVFCVPALALAYLYHVRRIRSLRLSDACRGVLGDRVDGWAGRVIDVIFILGMLGAAGTSLGLAVPTISAGFARLFGLPSGTWLDVGVIALWTLLFGGSVFLGLQRGLRRLANINLWLAGILGLIVLVVGPTVFILDTFTNSVGTLLQNVVQMSFYTDPVGESGFEETWTVFYWGWWISYGPFVGLFCAKISKGRTVRQMILGMCGFGSLGCWLSFTLLGNSGLAYEQRGAGIADALESEGAVAAIFATLDAFPLSGLITTLYLVLLLIFLSTTLDSAAYVMGATTSRDLPNEVEPARANRVLWAVVLAAVSVAVMSAGGVGALQTLAVVTAAPLIVILTMVAISLVRWLREHDQPEGSGPPSEKAIPSAPDDALERLP
- a CDS encoding TetR/AcrR family transcriptional regulator produces the protein MSDRATNDVRDRVRDIIQRSDELQRVFATRIGMEPSKLSKSLTGTRRFSADELVSIAEAGGVTVNWLVNGDDTATTVTATPRPSAEVTSTPVGIADDTGALREHNRRQQIIDAAWTLIAERGYHAVRVADIAKECGTSAATVHYHFPTLRDLLLEALRHSVRLAFDRQVAGLHTIVDPRERLYQLIELQLPHPGRLRLEWSIWLQVWTAAALDPTMRDLHADSYWRWHETIARTLREGQDTGVFGAFDPEQMTKRITALVDGMGIQVLAGMPGRTVTDMRQTMRDVIERDIVQE